In Sparus aurata chromosome 5, fSpaAur1.1, whole genome shotgun sequence, the genomic window AATGATGCATTCAGGTATTTTGTTGGAATCTTTACgtacattttcatcatttagAAAAGGGTTTAGAAGCGTACTCAACTCTACTAAGCTATGCTAACTAGCTTCTGGCTGTAGCCTTCTATTTAAGAGACAGATAAGATAGTGGtatcaaaaaaaaatatgaaaatgaaggGATGATCTAGTCCTGATCCTATTAAGAAGACAGACACTATGCTCTCGCTTTGTCTCACACATCTGTCAACATGTCCCTGAACAAATGTCACTGATGAGCTCCTGCACGTTAACTGTATTTtgtgtggaaaaagaaaatcactcaGAAAGGTAAGGCACTGGAGGCATTTCTTGGTCACATAAAAAATGACAGATTGTGTAATTCAACAGCAAAAGGCTAAGATTTTATACTTCAATGCCAAGGCCGTCCTTGGCTTAActgtgtctttttactgtctCTTCAGTTTTATTATGTTCTTTTCTAAAGTCATACTGGAACACTTTTCAAAAAGGCTGGTATCCTCACATCAGCTTTTTATTCAGTCTGTTGTCCAGATTCAATTGTTCTCCTTTCATAGATTTGGGTGTAACATGGACCAGTGGTGCAGAGGACTTACTGTAAGCCTCTGACCTGAGGCTTCACTCCCAGGACATCCAGCAGGATGTGAGCGCCATATGGGCCGATGAGGTTTAGGTTGAGGTTGAGCAGTGTGACCTCGGACAGGCTGCTCTTGAGGGCCCCCGCCAGGCTCAGCAGAAGGTCGTCCGTAAGGTCCGTGTTcctcaggaccagctgctcCACCTCATCAGATGTGCTCAGGACCGTCATCATGGCATCGAGCTACAGTAACAAACCAAGAGACAATCATATTATTGGATTTGGTTTTGATCTTGGTGCAAAACGgcagtgtttatttatttgtttatttgacagtgaCACCACTTAGCCACTCAGCTATAAGCCGATTTACATCCGTAGTCcctgagcaggagacagagaTAACATCTCACAGGGATGTAGAAACTTTAATTCCAAAAGTTAAGATATCCAAAAGGTTGTCTCATCATTCAGAGTTTAACCACTGGACTTCGGAAAGATGTTACAAGGCTATAGAACTGAAAGAATGTTGTTAGAccagtgcatttatttattcatagtGTTTTGATATCCTTTAATCCTGGTAGACAATGGTCTCCCACATGAGGGTGTACAAAGAAATGATGCAAACAGAAATATCTCATCTCACTTCTAGTTTACCTCCATCGCCAGAAAGGTTTAGGTTTTCCCAAATATTTCTGTACCTCATAGCACAGATAGATTGTTTTGCCTcatacagaaatacattttgcacCTCTGCCCTGAGAGCAGAGTTTTGCGAACCTTTGATAGTATTAACTGTCTGCATGAGAGAGCAGCATGGCTCCAAAAATACATTGTTGGCCAGGAACGAGACGTGAGCTGGACAGGTGCTGGAGGTTCTCTAAACACAGAGGGGGGCTGAGGGTCCAGAAGACATATGGTCTGGCTGTGGGCCACAGCCACCGTGCCACTTTGCTGGACCTTGAGGAATTTTTCAGGCACCTTTCGAAGCTCTTTCATCATGATGGGTGAGTCCGAGCCAATTTCCTGCCTGTCTCAGATAAAACTCAGCGACCATTTGTTACAGACTGTTAGTGTATTAACCTTCGCGATGATGGAATGATCTTTTAAGGTGGAATGACTACAAACTGATAACATAACAGTCTTTTTCAGGTAGCGAAGTAGatttttgatatttgagttttatttctAACATTGTGTGCGAAATCGATAGACACAGAAACACTAGAGGCTACTTCAGGGGAAGAGAAATCTGTCACTGGCCCTTTGATCCAGCATATTTCCCCCAGCGGATAAACGTCTCTTAAGATTAATACAGGTTTTGGGGCTAATAAATTACGTGGTATTGTATCGGTGCATAAACTCATAGACTCACTCTATTTTGACAATACCCGATTCAGCATTTTAGGCAGCATCAGAGGCACTTCTGGCATCATTAGGAGAGCATGCCTAATTTGAAATGCATCATCTCATTGAGATGCTACTAAACAAAATTTGCATCTTGAAATTTGACCTTTTGTCAAAGTCAGAGTGTCATTTCATTGTGAAAAGTTCAGCCAAGTCACCGTATGTGACGTAGGTGTCATATCACGTTATCATGATCATCTTCAGGAGGCGGAGGGAAAGGTGGTGGAGTTAAGAGTGAGAGGGGACCATGgcgtttcagcatttgtaagtgtgacaccgCTGGAGATTTTTAATGAGACCTTGGGACGTCTCCATCCATGGGGGAGGTCAACACAtcagcagccatgtttgtggcgatGAAACTGGTATTTATAAGCCAAAACATGGTCTTTTCCTAACCCTCACCAActggttttttttgtgcctagaCCTAAACAGGGCTCAACATAGtattgtgacaagagagaaatagaagaTCCTGAAGAAATTAAGATTTTTAACTTACCTGGGGTTTTGCGGAATCATCATTTGTCAATATATTCACACATGTCCTGGTGAATGGGGTGGAAAGAATTGCATTATGATTTTCCTATTAAGGCTGAATACTAAATAACTACTTAACATGAATGAGAAATGTTTCCCCTCaaaggaaaaacatgttttctattGATGTTCATATATTATTTGGCAATTGTATTATCAGTTTCACCTCATACTGCAGGGATACAGGTATTTTAAGGGCTTCTGTCAGCGATGTAATGCCAAGAGCATCTCTGGCAAAAACAGAGATTCACCACAGTAATTTGTGTTGAACACACACCTGCGCCTGCAGGTCTTGTTCTTTGACAGGCTCTTCTTTGCCAGCGCTCTGGCTGGCTgtgtcctcttcttcctctggcTCTTCATCAGGCTGCAGGACCGTGTCACTTTCTGCGCTGAGCTCCACATCTGAGCCTGGAGCTTTGGGGCACGATGACAAACTCTTCTGGAGCCGGCACCTCTCCAAGACTTGGCAtacggagagaaaaaaaataaaaagaacaactCAGGCGCAATAAAACTGTCTCTCCTCAAGCCAAAAGCACACAGTGAAATTGATACCCAATGTTTATGTGAGAATGCAAATAATGAAATCAAAAATTCAGTTTGAGCATTCGTGTTCGATAGAGAAAACAAGTCCGCTGCAGTGAGGcgcgcgtatgtgtgtgtgtgtgtgggtgtgtgtgtgtgtgtgtgtgtgtgtgtgtttgtgtgtgaacaatATCTGCATAACCTCTCCCCCACGTCATCCGTCCTCCGTTAAGCAGACATTGTTCAAGGCATCACTTTATTGCAAATTCACCATTTTCTGCTCAAGTGTATTATGTAAATCAGTTACAGCACTCCAGGGGGATTCCAGTACGTTCCTACTGTGCTGCAGTTTTCTTTACTCACTGCTCCCCTTGAaccagttgtgtttgtttgggcCCTGCTCCAACGCGGCGCTCATTTCCACACATTCTTCATAGAAGTCCTTCAGTCTTTCCCCGTCTctgcttttcccatttgatcCCGGGGCCTTCTGTTTCTCTCCGTTCTGCTTAGTCAGAGCTTCCTCATCCTGCAATGAATCTTTGAAAAAGAGACGCTCTTGTTCTTAAGAATATCTAATGGAAACACCACATGCGGATGAATTGAAGGTCACCTGCACCTCCACTCGAAAAGCATTTTATCCCCCTCTATTTTTCCGTCTGGTTTTAATGGAATCTAATGGTGCTCACCGAGAACTTTGCCTGCCTTGTTCAATCGCGGTGGCTCCGGAGCTTTGACATTGCTGGTGGATCTCTGCTCATCTCTGGCAGGCGATGATTTGTCTTCACACTTTTCTGTCACTGTTGACCTCCGAGCGACCTCTGAGCGCTTGCTATCTGGTCCCTCTTCCCCCTTACTTCCTGCTGTCTTGCCTTTGCCCCCTTTTTGATTGGTTTGATCCTTGCGTCGTTTCCTCCTGGAGGTCTCTTTTAACCCAGCTATTGGGGGGTCCTCGCTGTCTGTAGATCCTCCACCGCCTTCCTTGATGTGTTTTCTTGTCCTCCTCGCTGATTTCTTCTCTGGTTTGGCGGGGATAAATAGAGGGGATGATGGACATGACTCGACAGGGCCTGCAATGGAGGCAaaatgaaaggaagaaaaaaaaaagatgctttgtgggacattttgTCTTTAAACTGGTCCATTAAAATCAAGAACTGGGCCTAATgtcaaaaaaatgttgatgaataAGCTTTAGGAAAATTGAGACACTCATTTCCAGGCTTTGTACCGTTGCCAGGGCTCTGCTCTAGGGGGGGAATTAAGTTCTCCTTTGTGCCGTTGTTCAGCTGCTGGCAGGAGCTGTATTTGTTTCGGAGACTTGTACatctgaaaaaatgaaaaatgtgcttTCATCATGACTCATATTTCCCCCCTTgtaccaccaccaacaccattCCCTCATGCAATATGcatccttttcctcctctgtcaaCCCACAATACATTATATGGCTTTACCCAATCTGTTTTGACTGGAACTAATTTCTCATTTTCTGCCAATGCGACGCCGTCCGTCTCCCAGAGGATGAAATCTGACCTGTAACAGGGTGTCCCGCCGGACAGCCAAGTCAACCTGAAGCAGCTCTTCCTGCCCTGCTGGAAGCCGGGAGCGTAGCGGTACTCGCAGCAGGAGCTGATTCTGGCCACCATGATGCCGTTTACGTACAGGGTGGCGCTGAAGGGGTAACCTCTGTGACGCTGGGAGACAAACTGGAACTGCTCTGAAAGATACAAGGGGAAACATGTTATGTAATTCTCGAAGGTTGGAGATGTTTCATCCTCCTAACTGATCCAGCATGGCCGTCCGTCTGTCTTGTTTGGCTTACGTTGCTGTGAAGGTCGGTTCggtttcatttgtgtttatttgtgtcaCGCTCATGGCACTGTGAGACGGAAGGCAGCATCTAGGCAATAGAATACAGCAGTGGTTCATAATGTCTCTGGCCTGTGACC contains:
- the LOC115582013 gene encoding uncharacterized protein LOC115582013; translation: MSRFRRNSNTLLQDFFHRGVHGGDRDTPIPAQPRDAKMIHSIASLIRAKSKLLLLKNPDTVEIYKLDDSMAHSKRTIKDDVYLPAITTKVSSLSSLKGALSQSCPYLYDKRRGSFSSVASQRSGTHPKKQSSLKAQKEAKKSNVTVTMVYLGQGRRGSGGLGLTRDELKVLQQVNGGENICVFKDLVTPGEQFQFVSQRHRGYPFSATLYVNGIMVARISSCCEYRYAPGFQQGRKSCFRLTWLSGGTPCYRCTSLRNKYSSCQQLNNGTKENLIPPLEQSPGNGPVESCPSSPLFIPAKPEKKSARRTRKHIKEGGGGSTDSEDPPIAGLKETSRRKRRKDQTNQKGGKGKTAGSKGEEGPDSKRSEVARRSTVTEKCEDKSSPARDEQRSTSNVKAPEPPRLNKAGKVLDSLQDEEALTKQNGEKQKAPGSNGKSRDGERLKDFYEECVEMSAALEQGPNKHNWFKGSILERCRLQKSLSSCPKAPGSDVELSAESDTVLQPDEEPEEEEDTASQSAGKEEPVKEQDLQAQLDAMMTVLSTSDEVEQLVLRNTDLTDDLLLSLAGALKSSLSEVTLLNLNLNLIGPYGAHILLDVLGVKPQVRGLHLFGNKLRDHGVLTLLNGIAELQEQTARAAAAIQQAMLLPSDQILQLPTGWSSFRVFALVELDIGGNGFGSDGVKVVASYMRHHSYLQYLGLAQTSGADLAAWKELFDSLRGNSTLTQIVLDENNLGDPGVRLLADMLKENMCLQQVDLDGNGISDVGGNDIMGALLCRTHLPLRHLSLQENNISTGLMGRIQEEVKCK